A portion of the Rhodococcus pseudokoreensis genome contains these proteins:
- a CDS encoding adenosine deaminase translates to MSSPVAELHMHIEGSLEPELIFALAERNSVQLPYADLDDLRSRYQFTDLQSFLDLYFANMQVLRTAQDFADLTRAYFARASAGGVAHVEFFFNPQAHVNRGVPLHDVLDGIMDAVSTSEREFGLSSAAIAAILRDRPVHEAEEVFSEIIRLQTPIVGLGLDSAEVGNPPSLFEDVFARARSEGLHVVAHAGEEGPPEYIWQALDLLGAERIDHGVRALEDPALVARLVDEEVPLTVCPLSNVRLCVVDSLSEHPLRTMLEAGLLVTVNSDDPAYFGGYVDDNFAQLRDQLGLTDAERDTLARNSIKASFASDARKAQLLRG, encoded by the coding sequence GTGAGCTCTCCCGTCGCCGAGCTGCACATGCACATCGAGGGTTCCCTCGAACCCGAGCTGATCTTCGCGCTGGCCGAACGGAACTCCGTGCAGCTGCCGTACGCGGACCTCGACGATCTCCGCTCTCGGTACCAGTTCACCGATCTGCAGTCGTTCCTCGACCTGTACTTCGCCAACATGCAGGTGCTGCGCACGGCCCAGGACTTCGCGGACCTCACCCGCGCCTACTTCGCGCGGGCGTCCGCGGGCGGCGTCGCGCACGTGGAGTTCTTCTTCAACCCGCAGGCCCACGTCAATCGTGGTGTCCCGCTGCACGACGTGCTCGACGGGATCATGGACGCGGTGAGCACCAGCGAGCGGGAGTTCGGCCTCAGCAGTGCCGCCATCGCCGCGATCCTCCGCGACCGTCCCGTGCACGAGGCGGAGGAAGTGTTCTCCGAGATCATCCGGTTGCAGACGCCGATCGTCGGGCTCGGACTGGACTCCGCCGAGGTGGGAAACCCGCCGTCGCTGTTCGAGGACGTGTTCGCCCGCGCCCGGTCGGAAGGGCTGCACGTGGTCGCGCACGCGGGCGAAGAGGGACCGCCGGAGTACATCTGGCAGGCACTCGATCTCCTCGGCGCCGAGCGCATCGACCACGGGGTGCGAGCGCTCGAGGACCCGGCGCTCGTGGCGCGCCTGGTGGACGAGGAAGTGCCGCTGACCGTGTGCCCGCTGTCGAACGTGCGGCTGTGCGTCGTCGACTCGCTGTCCGAGCACCCACTGCGGACCATGCTCGAGGCCGGTCTGCTCGTCACCGTCAATTCCGACGACCCCGCCTACTTCGGCGGATACGTCGACGACAACTTCGCGCAACTGCGGGACCAGCTCGGCCTCACCGACGCCGAGCGGGACACTCTGGCCCGCAACTCGATCAAGGCGTCGTTCGCGAGCGACGCACGCAAGGCGCAACTGCTCCGCGGCTGA
- a CDS encoding amidase family protein, translating into MAPSRSFDRRNFLRVAGASGAAVFGAAMLGACGERLHDPEVPPLPDGLSVPSGGAVSEFAPVDKATWRVQGDPLVAPTGDGPLAGMRLAVTDLYAVAGQQIGAGSGRRLAEAPAETGTAAVVARLLGQGARVVGLAQTDDLGYGHSGVNQQFGTPPNPRAEDCLPGGATSGAASAVAQGAADIGLGVDTTGSVRIPASYQGLYGFAPSRGAVSTDGLFPLSPTFDTPAWVCSDVDTLVAVSGALLPLTAETPFRGALTSDGINAVAEAGALGAVRRALTEWEKSSLPRLTWTDTDIGRLPDWYDAVVDVQGYEAWRLHGEWVSQAMSSLGDEPGRNFADASRIWETTYGRKLTMLAEASQTITAYVGDRLLLLPATSSVAPERTGDPSGGPFRNTMRATGMLTCLASISGLPNATVPLRTDDGVPVGLCLVGPYGRDRDVLAVVASLGDTGLTD; encoded by the coding sequence GTGGCCCCCAGTCGATCTTTCGACCGTCGCAACTTCCTTCGCGTCGCGGGTGCCTCCGGGGCGGCGGTGTTCGGTGCCGCGATGCTCGGTGCGTGCGGGGAACGCCTGCACGATCCGGAGGTTCCGCCGCTGCCCGACGGCCTGTCCGTCCCCAGTGGCGGAGCGGTGTCCGAGTTCGCACCCGTCGACAAGGCGACATGGCGTGTGCAGGGCGATCCGCTGGTCGCGCCGACCGGCGACGGTCCCCTCGCCGGCATGCGACTGGCCGTGACCGACCTGTATGCCGTTGCGGGACAGCAGATCGGCGCGGGCAGCGGGCGAAGACTCGCCGAGGCGCCCGCCGAAACCGGTACCGCTGCGGTGGTGGCGCGCCTGCTCGGGCAGGGCGCCCGCGTCGTCGGCCTGGCGCAGACCGACGACCTCGGTTACGGACATTCCGGCGTCAACCAGCAGTTCGGGACGCCGCCCAACCCCCGCGCCGAGGACTGCCTGCCCGGCGGTGCGACGTCCGGCGCCGCGAGTGCGGTCGCGCAGGGCGCCGCCGACATCGGGCTGGGCGTCGACACCACCGGTTCCGTCCGCATCCCGGCGTCGTATCAGGGCCTGTACGGCTTCGCGCCGTCCCGGGGCGCCGTCTCCACCGACGGACTGTTCCCGCTGTCCCCCACGTTCGACACCCCGGCGTGGGTGTGCAGTGACGTCGACACGCTCGTCGCGGTGTCCGGTGCCCTGCTCCCCCTCACCGCGGAGACCCCGTTCCGCGGCGCCCTCACCTCGGACGGCATCAACGCCGTCGCCGAGGCCGGGGCGCTCGGCGCGGTGCGGCGCGCCCTCACCGAATGGGAGAAGAGTTCCCTTCCGCGGCTGACGTGGACCGACACGGACATCGGCCGGCTGCCCGACTGGTACGACGCCGTCGTCGACGTGCAGGGCTACGAGGCGTGGCGGCTGCACGGCGAGTGGGTGAGCCAGGCGATGTCGTCGCTCGGCGACGAACCCGGCCGCAATTTCGCCGACGCCAGCCGCATCTGGGAGACGACGTACGGGCGGAAACTGACCATGCTCGCCGAGGCGTCGCAGACGATCACCGCATATGTGGGTGACCGCCTGCTCCTGCTGCCCGCGACGTCGTCCGTCGCCCCCGAGCGGACGGGCGACCCCAGCGGCGGACCGTTCCGGAACACGATGCGCGCCACCGGGATGCTCACGTGCCTCGCGAGCATCTCGGGGCTGCCCAACGCGACCGTGCCGTTGCGCACCGACGACGGGGTTCCCGTGGGCCTGTGCCTGGTCGGGCCGTACGGCCGCGACCGCGACGTGCTGGCCGTCGTCGCGAGTCTCGGCGACACGGGGCTGACGGACTGA